The following are from one region of the Pseudodesulfovibrio piezophilus C1TLV30 genome:
- a CDS encoding surface carbohydrate biosynthesis protein, whose amino-acid sequence MESVKEMLCACRIETLGREMDGILYLSLHLASQGMPTLLGDRVVDEIVKTADCPVIYFDKDQHKPTNTAVLSKGGAVYNINAEGLGLLASGPAVLKYTRIIDHVSMICAWGDVQARLIREALSEEKISRVHSIGYPSFDLADEKFKPYYRDPKIVQKHGEGYILINTNFAPGNHAMGFERYMAMISKVEEWKELYTSPEFIEKCTRQAHYQQKLATEFCRLGVVLAERYPDRHVILRPHPTENMATYTQGPRPSNFFVESSGAVRDWIASSGLVIHHDCTSAVEAALMGLPVVHYRPVFDQASVNSLMADFGLKASRPSDVFEAIEGKLYSKEEVLETIAPYLTNTRQSACRELAKYAAQFSGGTPAWIPKPLGVIGQLREWRKYLSKVLRAKQPGVNGTKVSYILNKFPRTPVEVVRKKVERLRELEGTFPEVSVISLALNTYLIVPR is encoded by the coding sequence ATGGAGTCTGTCAAGGAAATGTTGTGTGCTTGCCGAATTGAAACACTAGGCCGTGAGATGGACGGGATTTTATATCTTTCCCTCCACTTGGCATCACAGGGAATGCCGACACTCCTTGGTGATCGGGTGGTTGATGAAATTGTGAAAACCGCTGATTGTCCTGTCATCTATTTTGACAAAGATCAGCATAAGCCAACGAATACCGCAGTCCTTTCCAAAGGGGGAGCGGTATATAACATCAACGCAGAAGGGTTGGGACTGTTGGCATCCGGTCCTGCGGTTTTGAAATATACGAGGATTATTGATCACGTATCGATGATATGTGCGTGGGGTGACGTTCAAGCTCGGCTGATTCGTGAGGCTCTTTCCGAAGAAAAGATTTCGCGTGTTCATTCCATCGGGTATCCTTCCTTTGACCTCGCCGACGAGAAATTCAAGCCTTACTATCGCGACCCAAAAATCGTTCAGAAACACGGTGAAGGCTATATTCTCATCAACACGAACTTCGCTCCCGGTAATCATGCCATGGGTTTTGAACGGTATATGGCGATGATCAGCAAGGTTGAAGAGTGGAAAGAGCTTTATACTTCTCCGGAATTTATAGAGAAATGTACTCGGCAGGCACATTATCAGCAAAAGCTTGCGACCGAGTTTTGTCGGCTTGGTGTGGTCTTGGCCGAGAGGTATCCTGATAGACATGTGATCCTGCGCCCTCACCCAACGGAAAATATGGCAACATATACGCAAGGCCCTCGCCCAAGTAACTTCTTTGTTGAATCTTCAGGGGCCGTGCGTGACTGGATAGCTTCTTCCGGTCTCGTAATTCACCATGACTGTACTTCTGCAGTGGAGGCCGCTTTAATGGGGCTTCCCGTGGTTCACTATAGGCCTGTTTTTGATCAAGCTTCTGTTAACTCGCTCATGGCTGATTTTGGCCTGAAGGCCTCGAGACCGAGTGATGTTTTCGAGGCGATTGAGGGCAAGTTGTATTCTAAAGAGGAAGTCTTGGAGACCATAGCCCCATATTTGACGAATACGCGACAAAGTGCTTGTCGCGAACTTGCAAAATATGCAGCTCAGTTCAGTGGAGGCACTCCGGCATGGATACCCAAGCCCCTTGGAGTAATAGGGCAATTGAGAGAGTGGCGCAAATATCTGAGCAAGGTCCTTCGTGCAAAACAGCCTGGTGTTAATGGAACCAAGGTCTCGTATATACTGAATAAATTTCCAAGAACTCCCGTTGAGGTCGTGCGAAAAAAAGTAGAGCGGCTTAGAGAGCTTGAAGGGACATTTCCTGAAGTCTCAGTGATTTCGTTGGCTTTAAATACGTATTTGATTGTCCCTCGCTGA
- a CDS encoding N-acetylneuraminate synthase family protein, giving the protein MNFQKIKINESLCIEKGRTLIIAEIGSNHGADLNCALDSIAAAVETGADAIKFQSIKIDELYHSPSVKTQELHRAIDLNEQWHDELSSACFKAGVLFMSSPTYLKAIAFLESVGVELYKIASAQVGVFPQLVEAVAAVKKPTLLSTGLVSPAEMETVIAAFKQAENRDYCILHCNSLYPTLPGQTCLEHMDIWNALFQCPVGFSDHTTGIAIPLAAVARGASVIEKHFTLSRQMGTPDASFSLEPDEFSEMVRGIRDVEKACNTDEMIFDIPDKSLEFKNSVRYRLVLKKPMSAGTRFEKGCFEYKRHNEGVDCLDEMFVLRSMKLKKNLDTGSLVTWDALEGI; this is encoded by the coding sequence GTGAATTTTCAGAAAATAAAGATAAATGAATCTCTTTGTATCGAGAAAGGGAGAACTCTCATTATAGCTGAGATCGGTTCAAATCATGGAGCCGATCTCAACTGCGCATTGGACTCTATTGCAGCTGCCGTTGAAACCGGTGCGGATGCAATAAAGTTTCAGTCAATCAAAATTGATGAACTTTACCATTCCCCGAGTGTCAAAACACAAGAACTTCATCGTGCTATCGACCTGAATGAGCAATGGCATGATGAGTTGAGTTCTGCTTGTTTCAAAGCTGGGGTGCTCTTTATGTCTTCTCCCACATACCTGAAGGCTATTGCCTTTTTGGAGTCTGTTGGAGTTGAGTTGTATAAGATTGCTTCGGCTCAAGTTGGAGTATTTCCTCAATTAGTGGAAGCTGTCGCTGCAGTGAAGAAGCCGACTCTCCTTTCGACGGGATTGGTTTCACCTGCTGAAATGGAAACCGTTATTGCCGCTTTCAAGCAAGCCGAAAATCGCGATTATTGTATTCTTCACTGCAACAGTCTTTACCCGACTCTTCCTGGACAGACTTGTTTGGAGCATATGGATATATGGAATGCTCTTTTCCAGTGCCCTGTTGGGTTTTCCGACCATACTACGGGTATTGCCATCCCTCTTGCGGCTGTTGCTCGTGGAGCATCGGTCATTGAGAAGCATTTTACTCTTTCACGGCAAATGGGAACCCCTGATGCGAGTTTTTCATTGGAGCCAGATGAGTTTTCGGAAATGGTTCGTGGAATCAGGGATGTTGAGAAAGCCTGTAATACCGATGAAATGATCTTTGATATCCCTGATAAATCTTTGGAATTTAAGAATAGTGTCAGATACCGCCTTGTTTTGAAAAAGCCAATGTCGGCTGGGACACGTTTTGAAAAAGGGTGTTTCGAATATAAGCGTCATAATGAAGGTGTGGACTGTCTTGATGAGATGTTTGTTCTGCGATCAATGAAGCTGAAGAAAAATCTAGACACTGGAAGTTTAGTTACGTGGGATGCTCTGGAGGGAATATGA
- a CDS encoding radical SAM/SPASM domain-containing protein has product MIDKTCLQDVMLRFGDKYNEMEKVLRTWEAGEPASRDLLRLKTMPGRLFIEPTNRCNRNCEYCAHSSMERDYSMLSLEDFRRAIRDLPAGTYITMTGNGEPLLNSNIYTMIAEARAKGLLVGLICNGTVLTEKNARKLIEAGPNRVQISFDSIDKAVFNQSYGNPKGACRFESVVCKVLNFIRLERTEYKKGIFITIAMVMTENVKSKAEETRAFWEKMPLDNLYEGPLLSLQTYAGTSEENSTLKEDWKICANPWTSMKINADGTVNACIQDFSNRYIIGSVREQSLTEMMNSENALALREALYNNDSEFCSKIGYNCQQCNAWTSEAKHDLCGYMQNSFPMTYGLMVAEACAVGDREPEKIKHLEMTLAKLKEEYGVTL; this is encoded by the coding sequence ATGATAGATAAAACGTGTTTGCAAGATGTGATGCTTCGCTTTGGTGATAAATATAATGAGATGGAAAAAGTTCTTAGGACTTGGGAAGCAGGAGAACCGGCATCGCGAGACCTGCTGCGTTTGAAAACAATGCCAGGTAGACTTTTTATTGAACCTACCAATCGGTGCAACCGAAATTGTGAGTATTGCGCACATAGTTCGATGGAGCGTGACTACTCAATGTTGTCTCTTGAAGATTTTCGACGTGCTATTCGTGATTTGCCAGCCGGGACCTACATTACCATGACCGGAAATGGTGAACCGCTTCTAAATAGCAATATATATACGATGATAGCAGAGGCCCGAGCAAAAGGATTGCTTGTTGGGTTGATCTGTAACGGTACAGTCCTTACGGAAAAAAACGCTCGGAAATTAATAGAAGCTGGGCCAAATAGAGTTCAGATTTCATTTGATTCGATTGATAAAGCCGTTTTTAATCAAAGCTATGGTAATCCCAAAGGTGCGTGTCGATTTGAATCTGTAGTGTGCAAAGTTCTCAACTTCATTCGCCTGGAACGGACCGAATACAAGAAAGGGATATTTATCACTATCGCAATGGTAATGACGGAGAATGTCAAGTCTAAAGCAGAGGAAACTCGTGCTTTTTGGGAAAAAATGCCTCTCGATAATCTGTATGAGGGGCCATTGTTATCACTTCAAACATACGCAGGGACGTCGGAAGAAAACAGCACTCTCAAAGAGGATTGGAAGATTTGTGCAAATCCGTGGACCTCTATGAAGATCAATGCTGATGGGACTGTCAATGCCTGTATTCAGGATTTTTCAAATCGGTATATTATCGGTTCTGTGCGCGAGCAATCGCTTACCGAGATGATGAATTCTGAAAATGCCTTGGCTTTACGCGAGGCTTTATATAATAACGACTCGGAATTCTGCTCAAAGATTGGGTATAATTGTCAACAGTGCAATGCATGGACTTCTGAAGCTAAGCATGATCTGTGTGGGTACATGCAAAATTCGTTTCCCATGACTTATGGGTTGATGGTTGCTGAAGCATGCGCTGTGGGTGATCGAGAGCCAGAAAAAATAAAGCATTTGGAAATGACTCTGGCAAAGCTTAAAGAAGAATACGGAGTCACTCTTTAG
- a CDS encoding SDR family oxidoreductase, which produces MTRTAIVTGSSRGIGAAVAMRLAQDGFAVIVNYVGHRVAAEALVESIHVSGGQAVCLGADVSKATDAGSLFDLAEETFGGVDVLVNNAGIMQLAPIAETDEETVTKHLDINLKGTFNMLREAATRVRDGGRIINLSTSVIGLRFPGYGIYAATKAAVESLTVTMANEMRGRNITVNALAPGPTGTDLFLEGKTKEVVDRLSKAAPLERLGTPEDIASSVAFLAGPDGGWINGQVIRANGGIV; this is translated from the coding sequence CGATAGTTACCGGATCTTCACGTGGTATTGGCGCTGCCGTAGCAATGCGGTTGGCCCAGGATGGATTTGCCGTCATTGTCAATTATGTTGGACATAGAGTGGCTGCGGAAGCACTTGTTGAATCGATTCATGTCTCGGGAGGGCAGGCCGTTTGTCTCGGAGCGGACGTGAGCAAGGCGACTGATGCCGGTTCACTGTTTGATCTCGCGGAAGAGACTTTTGGTGGTGTGGATGTCCTTGTTAATAATGCCGGTATCATGCAGCTCGCCCCCATTGCTGAAACAGATGAGGAAACCGTCACCAAACATCTGGATATCAATTTGAAAGGAACCTTTAACATGTTGCGCGAAGCGGCCACGAGGGTGCGGGATGGCGGGCGTATCATCAACCTGTCGACAAGTGTCATTGGTTTGCGGTTTCCTGGCTACGGTATTTATGCGGCTACCAAGGCCGCAGTGGAATCGCTGACAGTGACTATGGCTAATGAGATGCGTGGCCGGAACATTACGGTTAATGCTCTCGCTCCTGGCCCAACCGGGACAGATTTGTTTCTGGAGGGAAAAACCAAGGAAGTGGTGGATCGGTTAAGTAAGGCGGCTCCCCTGGAACGGCTTGGCACACCGGAAGACATAGCCAGCAGTGTGGCCTTTCTCGCCGGTCCTGACGGTGGCTGGATCAATGGGCAAGTCATCCGTGCCAATGGCGGCATTGTGTAA
- a CDS encoding PIG-L deacetylase family protein, with translation MLNSNIDSILVIAAHPDDEILGCGASMARLAAGGVKVHVVYVATGVAGRYENPVENTQKIAEQVFELKKDVAQACDVIGVRSHSFLDFPDNRLDTVPLMDISHKLKKNIQKLRPCAVLTHHHGDYNWDHSRVFEATLMACRPNFGDYYPQELYSYEVLSSTERAPAEPHRAFLPNVYVDASEGLDAKLKAIQCYRTELNPYPHPRSVKAVKNLAGVRGNEVGLEFAEAFRLIRNIVS, from the coding sequence GTGTTAAATTCGAATATTGATTCTATATTGGTTATTGCAGCTCACCCTGACGACGAAATTCTCGGGTGTGGCGCTAGCATGGCTCGGTTGGCGGCAGGAGGCGTGAAGGTGCATGTCGTCTACGTGGCGACAGGGGTTGCAGGTCGTTATGAGAATCCCGTAGAGAATACTCAAAAAATTGCCGAGCAGGTCTTCGAGCTCAAAAAGGATGTCGCTCAGGCTTGCGATGTCATAGGCGTCAGGTCGCATTCCTTTTTGGACTTTCCAGACAACCGATTGGATACCGTTCCTTTGATGGATATCTCGCATAAGCTGAAAAAAAATATTCAAAAATTGCGTCCTTGCGCAGTGTTAACGCACCACCATGGAGATTATAATTGGGACCATAGCCGTGTCTTTGAAGCGACACTGATGGCTTGTCGGCCTAATTTTGGTGATTATTACCCTCAGGAACTTTATTCTTACGAAGTTCTCTCGTCTACTGAGCGAGCCCCAGCTGAGCCTCATAGAGCATTTCTTCCAAATGTCTACGTGGACGCTTCCGAGGGGTTGGATGCTAAGCTCAAGGCAATTCAGTGCTACCGAACGGAGCTTAACCCGTACCCCCATCCAAGGTCTGTAAAGGCTGTAAAAAATCTTGCAGGTGTGCGAGGGAATGAAGTTGGGCTGGAATTCGCCGAGGCTTTCAGGTTGATTCGTAACATAGTGTCGTGA